A region from the Dehalogenimonas sp. THU2 genome encodes:
- a CDS encoding propanoyl-CoA acyltransferase, whose product MRKVAVIGAGQTKFSGAQSLSLTELFAEAASEAMADAHIEARDVKALFIGNALGDFAEGQGMAPAFIADYIGTMNVPANRYDGACASASMAIRDAFLLVANGVYDIVIAGGVERAASLGTPLATRTFAMFSDSRYEFPAGMTFPGVFALLAHRYAARYGLPIEKLKEQMAQVSVQSYQRGLHNPKAHLRKSVTTADVLKSFTVASPIQLHDCCPFSDGAAALVIAAEDKAQVLSSKPVYFAGVGQASSGPLASQGGYLPRLKARELSAKQAYDMAGLTPADIDVCELHDCFSIASIIAAEGLGFFDPGTAGEAWLRGEADIGGKVAINPSGGLKSKGHPIGATGAAQVYEIVRQLRGEVEAERQVPDAAIGMTDTLGGDGGTMVSLILKRGW is encoded by the coding sequence ATGCGTAAAGTAGCCGTGATCGGCGCCGGTCAGACGAAGTTTTCCGGCGCCCAGAGTCTGAGCCTGACCGAACTTTTTGCCGAAGCCGCCTCCGAAGCCATGGCCGACGCCCATATCGAGGCGCGGGACGTCAAAGCCCTTTTTATCGGCAACGCCCTGGGTGACTTCGCCGAGGGCCAGGGCATGGCGCCCGCCTTCATCGCCGACTACATCGGCACCATGAACGTGCCGGCCAACCGCTACGACGGCGCCTGCGCCTCGGCTTCGATGGCCATCCGCGACGCCTTCCTGCTGGTCGCTAACGGGGTGTACGACATCGTCATCGCCGGCGGCGTCGAGCGCGCCGCCTCGCTGGGCACTCCCCTAGCCACCCGCACCTTCGCCATGTTCTCGGATTCCCGCTACGAGTTCCCGGCAGGAATGACTTTCCCCGGCGTTTTTGCCCTCCTCGCCCACCGCTACGCCGCCCGCTACGGGTTGCCTATCGAGAAGTTGAAAGAGCAGATGGCCCAGGTTTCGGTCCAGTCCTACCAGCGCGGCCTGCATAATCCCAAAGCCCATCTGCGCAAGTCTGTCACTACTGCCGATGTCCTGAAGAGCTTCACCGTGGCCTCACCGATCCAACTGCACGACTGTTGCCCCTTCTCCGACGGCGCCGCCGCCCTGGTCATCGCCGCTGAGGACAAGGCACAGGTGCTGTCATCAAAACCGGTCTATTTCGCCGGCGTCGGGCAGGCTTCCTCCGGCCCGCTGGCATCACAGGGGGGTTATCTGCCTCGCCTTAAAGCCCGGGAACTGTCGGCTAAACAGGCTTATGACATGGCCGGTCTGACCCCTGCGGACATCGACGTTTGTGAACTGCACGACTGCTTCTCCATCGCCAGCATCATCGCCGCCGAAGGCCTCGGCTTCTTCGACCCCGGCACCGCCGGCGAGGCCTGGCTCCGCGGCGAGGCAGATATCGGCGGCAAAGTGGCTATCAACCCATCCGGCGGCCTTAAAAGCAAGGGCCACCCCATCGGCGCCACCGGCGCGGCGCAGGTCTATGAGATCGTCCGCCAGCTCCGGGGTGAGGTGGAAGCGGAACGGCAGGTG
- a CDS encoding glycerol-3-phosphate acyltransferase has product MFVVLAIVAYLIGSIPLAYIIARWTRGVDLRKFGSGNVGSSNVIQATSKRWAVPVIIFDLGKGLLAVWLARWAGLEMAQQLIVGLAAIIGQIWPVFLSFRGGRGNLTSLGMILGVSPLLGLVVMSVALSGMPFKKLSLTVFIALLSLPLLAYYLADFFNIAEPGLVSAGMAAITLITLGRRLIGRRSELAAGLSSVELLTNRLLFDRDIRDRKTWITRPENNGAKALS; this is encoded by the coding sequence ATGTTTGTCGTCCTGGCGATAGTCGCCTACCTGATCGGCAGCATCCCCTTAGCCTATATCATCGCCCGCTGGACCCGGGGCGTCGATCTCCGCAAGTTCGGTTCCGGGAACGTCGGTTCCTCCAATGTGATACAGGCCACGTCGAAACGCTGGGCAGTGCCGGTCATAATCTTCGACCTGGGCAAGGGTTTGCTGGCGGTTTGGCTGGCACGCTGGGCCGGGTTGGAGATGGCGCAACAACTGATCGTCGGCCTCGCCGCCATCATCGGCCAGATCTGGCCGGTTTTCCTGAGTTTTCGGGGCGGACGGGGTAACCTTACTAGCCTGGGCATGATCCTGGGTGTCTCGCCGCTGTTGGGATTGGTGGTCATGTCCGTGGCTTTATCCGGCATGCCTTTCAAGAAACTATCGCTGACTGTTTTCATCGCCCTGTTATCTCTGCCATTACTGGCCTATTATCTGGCCGATTTCTTCAACATCGCCGAGCCGGGACTGGTGAGCGCCGGAATGGCCGCCATAACCCTCATCACCCTGGGGCGGCGGCTCATCGGCCGGCGCTCTGAACTGGCCGCGGGACTGTCATCGGTAGAACTGCTGACCAACCGGCTGCTCTTCGACCGCGATATCCGCGACCGGAAAACCTGGATAACCCGCCCGGAGAACAACGGCGCTAAGGCCTTGAGTTAA